The DNA sequence TCACTCTGAAACTGTGACATCTTTTAGTAGTAGCTTAGGCTTCTGGTGAAATCTGGGGACTGAGTTCaagcatcctatggtggaggatGGAAAAAGTGTAACAAAAATTGCCACCCATTCCCTTTTTCAGACTCAAGAACTGCTTCAGTGAGCATATCCTCAAGGCCACTTCTTAGTTTTCAGAGTTACTTAAGAGCTGCCAGAATTTGAGAGGATCAGTGTTTGATAGACATTTTCAGAAGAATTCTCAGACAGCAGGATTCATTCAGGTAGGGAATCAGAAACCAGCTGAATACCTGCTTTAGGAAAAAATAAATCTGAGAGCCAATCTGCACATTATGCAGATTGAGGTGCTAGACAAGAGGTGAGTTTAGGtcagcatttcccaaagtgtGAATTGTGAGCCCATATGTAGTGGTTACAAGTTGGGACCTCGTGCCTACCCTTGTGCCAGCTTGgttccaaataggagccattccagaagctggCCCAGCAACACTGCAGGCTGGAATGACTTATCAGAAGCCCCCAGacgcctcttctgggttgtgccaggcctGTAACCAACTCtgttggcctctgcgggcttccaAATGGCCCGCAGAAGTTCCCAAAAGCAACTTTGTTCAAATCTGGGGTTCCTGATAAGTTATTCTGGCCAGCAGCACCACAACTTGCTATGAGGATGAGGCAGGTTGCAGCaatggaaagtttgagaactgctagttTAGGCAATATTATCCCACCCACCAACCCATTCAGTATGttggaaccttcagtctcgaaagactatggtatcgcgctctgaatggtggttctggaacagcatctagtgtggctgaaaaggccgattcgggagtgacaatcccttccacaccgggagcaaatgcagtctgtccctggtctgtctccctggctatgggccttccttctttgcctctttgcctcagactgttggccaagtgtctcttcaaactgggaaaggccatgctgcacagcctgcctccaagcgggccgctcagaggccagggtttcccacttgttgaggtccatccctaaggccttcagatccctcttgcagatgtccttgtattgcagctgtggtctacctgtagggcgctttccttgcacgagttctccatagaggagatcctttgggatccagccatcatccattctcatgacatgaccgagccaacgcaggcgtctctatttcagcagtgcgtacatgctagggattccagcacgttccaggactgtgttgtttggaactttgtcctgccaggtgatgccgaggatacgttggaggcagcgcatgtggaaagcgttcagtttcctctcctgttgtgagcggagagtccatgactcgctgcagtacagaagtgtactcaggacacaagctgtgtagacctggatcttcagcttcttgttggaccagactctctttgtgagtctggaaaacgtggtagctgctttaccaatgcgcttgtttagctcagtatcgagagaaagagtgtcggagataattgagccaaggtacacaaggtACACCCATTCAATAAAGGATGTGCATATTCACAATGCACATGATGTGCCTCCTCCCCTCTCATATGAGGGTATTGAGGGCATTCTCTTTAATTGCATCAGGAGGCAGTTTGTTGAATCATCCCTGTGTGTGAACTGATGAACCTTCTTTACATATGACatctatagctagaggtgtttggaaacagTGATATttatcttactcacaggaaagcccattgtgttcattaagaCTTGGCTATaaccctatcttactcaccagaaacaaacacctctacctataactTGCAGACTGCTATAGAATAGCCCAGAACACGGCCACCTCATTCTGCATTGTGTGTAGAACACATCTAACCTTACTATAAAGATATAATTTCATGGAGAACAGATTTGTTGATCACTGGATCACGTGTCACATTCTGCAGTAGGTTTCGTGATATCTGACCATGTGTAAATGGAGGTGGTATTTATAGTGATCTCATTTATATGCATTTCTTTTTCTACTTAAATAATAGAGCATGTAGAACACTTGATAAGtctcttggggcacaatcctaaccccttatgtcagtactttccagtactagcatagcggtgccaatgggacgtgtgctgcatcctgcagttgggtgtcactcacggaggcctcctcaaagtaagggaatgtttgttcccttgtctcagagctgcattgcccttatgtcagtgcactggaaagcactgacatagctggacaaagctggaaagcactgacaaagctTTCAGCTggaaagcagctgacaaagctggaaagcactgacttaaggggttaggtttgcgccctaggTAGGTGAACACATTGCAGGTAGGAGGTGGTAACTAGAGCAATGAATGCCTGATATTGGTGCTTTGCAAatttccctctctcttttccatCCTTAAATTCAACCTCATGAAAGCTGTGTAAACAATAATCCAACAAAGCATTTCTACTTTTCTGGGTTAGATCAGATGACCTTTTATGTGGCTTTTGATAATGAGATTCCTAAAAGGTTCAGAAAGGAAAGGGTGCTAAGGCAGGTCCCAGACAGTATGTTGGCAGAGGATTAGGTTTGCTTACCCCCTCTCCCCCAGCTGCTGGAACACAAGCAGGAGCCTATAATTTctcaggaccagcccaagacaaACGGCATCTCCTCTCAGTAATTAACATACACAGAGCGCAATCCACTAAAAACTGATTGGAACAAAAGGAAGCTATGGAAGAACATGGCCTTCCCAGCAGATTGTGTCCCATAGATTAGATCTAGCCATCTCTCACTTTGCCATCACGAAAGACATCCAGAAACTGCTGCCTCACCGCCAATCGATAGGGCTGCCTCTGTGTACAGAGTGTATATGCAGCATTGCATTCAGGACTAGACTCAATGCTAAACTATCTAGGAAGCCTGCAGGTTGGCTATGTCCTACCCAGGGAGCAAAAGGCTCCGAGGTGGCGCAGCCACTTCTCAAGGGTTCTTGTTATAGTCCAGGTCCCgcctcttcctccactggagcATTTTGAGGAGGCTGAGGCTGGCTTTGAAGAGCCTATCATGTTGGAAGATCATCTGGTGGAAGGCATTGAGGGGCAGATTCCCACTGGGGTCAGCATGTTTGAGAGTGGTGATGGGTGTGTAGAGGCTGTTGGTCTGATACCGAAAGGCAGGCTTCTCTGAGGTTATCACTTTTGCAGCATGCTGCCAAAAGAAAAAGCACAAAGCACAAAATTAGACATCCTGAAGCCATCACTGTAGTATGCAGCAGAAGCATCAGTTCAGATTCTGATGTCAACCTAGACAACATTCACAGGGAGATGTTTAGGGCTTACTCTTGCATACAGTCAAGATTCaatggcaaaagaaaaaagggttaaaacataTTCTATGAACTTTTAATTGGAGTTACTAAAACAATAGTATTGTTTTAGAATGCTAAAACAATAGCATTCtcgggaatcttaaggaagaaaaaagacgaaatgttcagagagcaagctgtctcaagaagaggaagaatttatggattgaattcaagaataacagaatgaaaaaagaaagaaaaacagagggggggacttaagaagaaaaagaagaaaaagaagaagtggaagaaccagtaggaggactaagagggaacaccaataagatagagtacaaagtaaacaataagaagaagggcgaaatggttgaataataaatagaatttatttattttttgaacatattaaattaaaatagatgcaaatgaaaatttgaaatataaatattgcggaaattaagtggtattaagataaatattttattaattagattaaagtggatgaaaagggaatttggaatataagtatcgtgaaaattaaagtggtaaatatatgaaataaaatagatggaactgcaattttggaatataagtattgtgtaaaatatagtggtattaagacaaataaaagggttattttataaaaaagaaggtagataaaattatagatgtcaatttattttggagaaaatattaaacctgtattttgggttaataaatatgtagtggataagcgaagtataatattattgtaattggagatatttgtttttaggtgtgatattagaaattaagaatcagataagagattgtattttagaggttagtttagtggtaagaagagtctataagtaaaaatttgaagccttttttgattagatagttatggaaaatgatgtataacatgttataagagatattgaaggaggtaataccatggtaatcggagacttcttttttagatgtcatattagaaattaagaatcagataagaaagattttattttagagactagtttagtggtaagaagagtgtataagtaaaagtttgaagtgttttttttatgatgggatagataaggttagaggaaaaatatggagtgTTAAAGTATTAACTTTAACTTAACTTAaggctaccgcccgccttaagctgggcagtccccagccagtaaggtgttgcctcgccacggtccgttaacctcatggggtgcgtggggtttagggtgaaaaccgacaagcggatcgacaactctgcaccatgcaacagaaaacagaaaactactgccctaaagctgggcacctggaacgttaggacaatgacacctggcttctctgatgacctgcaagaaatagacgacgcacgcaaaacagctgtcatcgacatggagctgagcagactgcagatggacattgtcgcccttcaagagactaggctgccagattccggatctgtcaaggagagaaatttctcatttttctggcagggaaaaccaccaaacgaaaccagggaacatggcgttggctttgcggtcagaaataccctgctgaaatccatcatcccacctactgtgggaagtgaaagaattttgtccctgcagctccagtcatcagcaggacctatcactctcatcagtgcttatgcaccgactctgtcgtctccagcagaagccaaagacaaattctatgatgacctggccaccactgtcaagaaaatccctgtaaaagagccattgttcatcctcggcgatttcaatgctagagttggtgccgataacagttcatggcccacttgcttaggtcagtttggcactgggaggatgaacgaaaatggccaacgcctgctagagttttgctgtcatcacggtctctgtgtcagcaacacgttcttcaacacaaagccccaacatagagtctcctggagacatccaagatcaaagcactggcaccagctcgacctgatcctcaccagacgctccagccttcccagcatcaagatcacacgcagttatcatggtgctgcctgcgacactgaccactccctggtgtgcagcagagtgaaactgcaaacaaagcgactgtatcacacgaaaaaggaaggaagacctcgcattgataccagcaagacccgggatcagagaaaagtggaggaatttgcacaagcgcttgaggaatctcttccaggcccggctgacgcaaacgcatccaacagatgggaacatttcaagaataccgtttacaacaccaccttgtccatattcggcaagaagaccaacaaggcggcagactggtttgaagcccactctgaggagttgacaccagtcattgaggaaaagaggagagctcaagcagcatacaaggcctgtcccagtgagcacaacctgaaggtcctccgaactgctcgcagcaaagtccaacagactgccaggagatgtgctaacgactactggctccagctctgttccaagatacagatagcagctgacacgggcaacatcaaggggatgtatgatggtatcaagcaggccctaggtccaacacagaagaaaattgcccctctgaagtctgccacaggcgaggtcatccaggatcgggcgcagcagatggaacgctgggtgcagcactactctgagctatattccagagaaaatgtagtcaccgaagaagcactgaacaacattgagtgcctgcctgtgctggaagagcttgacagtgaaccaaccctagaagaacttcacgtggccctggactcccttgcctttggcaaggcacctggaaaagacagcatccctgctgaagtcctaaaatgctgcaaagagatcatcgtcactgaactgcatgaaatcctctgtctctgctggagagaaggtggagtacctcaagacatgagggatgcaaacatcatcacgctgtacaagaacaaaggtgacaggggtgactgcaacaactaccgcggcatctctctccttagcgttgtaggaaagctgtttgcccgagttgtactaaagaggctccaggtacttgcagagagcgtttatccagaatcacagtgcggattccgagccaacaggtccaccactgatatggtattctcccttagacaactgcaggagaaatgcagggaacaacgacagccactctttatagccttcatagatctcacaaaggcttttgacctggtcagcagagacggcctcttcaagattctccccaagattggatgtccacccaggctcctcagcatcatcagatctttccacaaggacatgaagggcactgttgtcttcgatggctccacatcagacccttttgacatccgaagcggcgtgaagcagggctgtgttcttgcaccaaccttgtttgggatcttcttcgctgtcctgctgaagcaggcctttggaactgcaacagaaggcatctatctccggaccagatcagacggaaagctcttcaacctctccagactgagagcaaaatcaaaagtccagctgaaatgtctgcgtgacttcctctttgccgacgatgcagctgtcactacccactctgccaaagatctccagcagctcatggatcgttttagcaaggcctgccaagattttggactgacaatcagcctgaagaaaacacaggtcatggttcaggatgtggactcacctccctgcattacaatttctgagcatgaactggaggttgtccatgactttgtgtaccttggctcaacgatctccgacactcattctctcgataccgagctaaacaagcgcatcggtaaagcagctaccacattttccagactcacaaagagagtctggtccaacaagaagctgacggaacaaaccaagatccaggtctacagagcttgcgtcctgagtacacttctgtactgcagcgagtcatggactcttcgctcacaacaggagaggaaactgaacgctttccacatgcgctgcctccgacgcatcctcggcatcacctggcaggacaaagttccaaacaacacagtcctggaacgtgctggaatccctagcatgtattcactgctgaaacagagacgcctgcgttggcttggtcatgtcgtgagaatggatgatggccggatcccaaaggatctcctctatggagaactcgtgcaaggaaagcgccctacaggtagaccacagctgcgatacaaggacatctgcaagagggatctgaaggccttagggatggacctcaacaagtgggaaaccctggcctctgagcggcccgcttggaggcaggctgtgcagcatggcctttcccagtttgaagagacactttgccaacagtctgaggctaagaggcaaagaaggaaggcccatagccagggagacagaccagggacagactgcacttgctcccggtgtggaagggattgtcactcccggattggccttttcagccacactagacgctgtgccagaaccacctttcagagcgcgataccattgtctttcgagactgaaggttgccaatacaaagtattaaccagttgggttaaagaatatgataatttttgtattgattattaatttcgtttggattaatgtttgttgtaatcgatggccaccaccctcgtgtgtaacctatgtagtcctagccctaagtctatccaattttccttacctgtatctgtaataaataaataaagcattatacacacacacacaaaaaacaataGCATTCTCATCACGAATCAGCCAgttgcttaaaaaagaaaagggggctTGTGTCTTTGGCATGTCATGTCCATTTTATTGCATGTGGCCAGAATGGAACTACCCATTATGAAGCAAACATGGAATTCCTAACACTGTGTTTGCCTTGCCTTGTAATATTCATGTGTGGGGTGAATCATCAGGCAGAAGAGTGTTTCATTCTTTCCCAGTAGGACAATTCTCCTTGTCACGTTTGTCCTGCGCCCACCCTTTCAAACTTGCCAAACATGACAATGCTTTTGCTAGTCAACATATAGAGTATAAAAGTTGGTTTCCAAGAGCTGAGCCTAGCAATTCTACATAAAGGTCTTTTGCTGGTATAAACTAAAGGGCGACTGTGAAGCTTAgcattcagggtccaatcctattcaactttcaatcctatcctatcctaatcctatccaattcaggttccaatcctattcaacttttcagtgctaatgcagctgtgctaatggggcattaGGTAGGGGgaagttacagaggcctcctcaaggtaagggaatgtttgttcccctaccttggggctgcatttcagctgcattggtgctggaaagttggatgggatttggcctcAGTCACTTTTTCTAGGGCTGAAtatcttatgtttttatgggtTTGACATTGGTTAAAAGGAAAGCTAGGTCCTACCTCAGCCACCTCTTCTGGAGATTGCCCCAATGCAGTAAAGACATCCTTGGAGTAGGCCATGTAAAAGCCCTGGAATATATCCAGTGTCTCTTTATCCACTGCAGAGAGATCCATATCAGCTGCCTCTTCATAGAGCTTCCTCTCAAATTCAGTGATCACTGGCCCAGGTTCAATCAAACTGATGCTGCAGAAGGAAACGAGTAGGGGATAAGTGGAACATAAGACCCTCCAATGTGGAATCCCATGGTCTGCTGGGCAGAGAGAGACCCCAATTTCTCAGCTTCACCAGCCAGCAAGGAGCCAGCATGTTGGTCTCTGGCATCAAAACCAATTATTCTCTGTTTTTGAGTACTTGTCGCTGTCTCCTTTCTGAGGTTTCTATCAACTTAGCTTAAACATGGTAGGGTCGTCTGTATAAGAGATGAGGCCCAGTAAGAAAGAGCGATGAGCAGGCCCAGTGTTGCTAGTTTAACTGACGGAAAAACTCAAACTTGCTCACAAATTTAAACCATATGATAATTTTGGTTCAATAGTAGTCACTTTTAAGATTTTTGTGTCAGCCCCTCAGTTTTCAACCATTGCCAAGGCTAGCCCAAGGCCTCATGATGTGGTggtgtgtcaaatgctgccccccttcctgatgatgccagcctctcccccccactccaATGTCTTAGCTCAGCTCTCTaatcccctccacatttcttcttcctcactGCCTTCTTTTAACCCCAAATCTCTTAGGCACAGAACCATGAAAGGGAATTATATCCCTTCTTATCCAATAATGAAAAACACAGATGAAAATTTCCTTTAGGTGTCATAAACAGCCACACAAAACCTATCTTTttataataccccccccccactgcaaaacCCTACAATGTGTCCCTAGTATAACAAAAAGGAAGCCAAGTTATACAAGTTAGTTCTTGTTCTTGCATTGCATGAAGTATTCTGAGGCAAGGCAAGGGAGGGGGtgatgcaacccagaagtggcttacaggaATGCAGAAGACTGccctggagccctgcaaatggCACAACACAATCTtactggtttttatttttaacatttttcaaCGGGGTCCCTGTCATCTGCAGATAGTGAAATCCATGGACAATCTGATCCTCTCAGTACTCACTTGATCCCAAATTTTAGTGCCTGCAGGGCCAGACTCTCACAGAAACCTTCCACAGCAAATTTGGAAGCAGAATAGATGTCATTGAAGAGGAGACCTGTAGAGAATTGGAGGTTGAGAGGAAGGAAAAAATTAgctacatgcacacatacacatcacTCTGCTGGTCAGAAGAGTTACCACGTTTCTTACTAGTGCTTCTCCTCTGACTTTTAACAACATTCTGACAACCAGAAATTAAGCTGATGAAGCTTGGAGACAGAGTGATGAGCAAAACTTCACCTGCTTATTTTTTGCTGGccaggctgctgttaaaggcacaggagcaaccagtgaaaaagttggcaaccctaggcaGAAAATGGCAATTCATGCACTCCACCATGCTTTCCATCAGGAGAAAACATCATACAAGTACTTCTAGCATAAAGTACTATTCTAGCATTATTTATTATACTGATTAATTGAAATTGCTGAAATGGACAATTTCTTTGAAGAGCAGCAATTAAAAAGATCTCAACCTGAAAGAGAAACAGCATCTTACAAAGAACTCTACAAAGCTATTACAGAAAAAAGAGGATAAGGTTTTGGGGTTTAAAGGGCTTTACAAGGAAAAGAGTTATGAATGGCTATGAAAATTACAAGCAATTTTTCATAATGAGAGGTGTATTATATTCTGTAGTTGTCAGGCTCTTTAGCCAATTAGGCTAACTGTTGGATAACTTTATGAAGTTTTATTAGGTTTCTGTGCTGGTGCATTCTTGTGACCAGTAGAGGTTTCCCTGTCATGTATGTGATCTTGCTCCCCTTCTCTTTCTTGGTGGTCCCAATTTATCTTGAGTACTTTGCTCTGCAGGGGTGTTCTCGCCATGTCCTTATTCTCCACTGTGTTGTACCACCATGCTGGGATGCACCAGGAAGATGGGTATAGATAGGTGGATGGGTGGGATGGGTGGGATGGGTGAAAAGGGTGGaaaagtgggtgggtggaaaagCTCATGTGATGGAGACATCACATGAGCGAGTTGGCCTTGATGTACTTTCTGTTTTATGTTTGTGGCACACACTGATGAAAAAGAGACCAAATGCATGGAGCACATATAGACCAACATTTACAGGATCCCCTTCATCACTGTGCAGGATGATATAAAGACTATCAGGTCATCAAATTATTAGACACACATTGTGGAGTTATTGTTTGGTAAATATTTATTTCTGTTCTCCTTAGAAGGTAAAGAAATATGGGGTTTCAGAAATGGAAGTATGGCAGGTTCAAAATTATGTGGAGCTCGAACCACGGGTTTTTGGAAGTTATTCAAAAATAGGTCAATGGCAGATAGGGATCTGAGTGAGGACCACAAGCTCAGCAGTAGAGCAAATGCTTTATACACAGAAGGCCCTGGGCCTAGTCTGCGACACCTCCAGTTATCCTCCTCCAGATACCTCAGGAGAATAGAGAAAGGCCTTTGGCATGCAGTCCTTGGAGTCAGATAAATATTGGGCTAGAATAGATGAACCAGTCAATGGTCTGGCTCGgtacaaggcagtttcatatgttcctTGAGGAAGAAATGAACTGTCCTAATATAGAAATCTCTCTCATTATAAGGGAAGCAAAGTAACTTGTGCATCTTCCTCCCTCTGGAGTCCTTCTCAATATACTCAATAGTCCTTCAATATACTACCTTCCTGGCAGAATCTCACCTTGCAAGCCCAAGACACTGCTCATCACTACGATGTGGCCCTGGCGTCGACGCTTCATGTCAGGGAGGATTTCCTTTACAAGACGCACCAAGCCAAAGAAGTTGATGTCAAAAAGACGCTGCGTGGAGGCCATGCTCTGGCTTTCCACGGGACCAATCATTCCCAACCCAGCATTGCTCACTATAAAGGGAGGCAGTGAGTTAGTGACAGGGAACAGGAAATAGTCCAAAGATGTTTGAAAAACAGCATTTTCTCATCCATCAGTGGAACTACAATTCATCTACATCTACAATTCACCTGCCATAAATAGCTGGCAACTCAAGCAAATAGAAGCAAAGATGAAATTGGTCCTCTTTGCAAGAATGCTCTTCACTGTAGCCCGCACAACTAGAAGACCGGGGTGCTTCCCAAGATTACATGGCTTCCACTGTAACCCAGAGATACACACTGCCCACAGCTGCTAATCAATTCATGCCATTGCTCTGGCATTTTGTAATGTTAGGGCTACAGGGTTCACAATTTTTTGCAAGTTGCATGGAAACTATCTGCTTCACCAACAGCACAGATCAAAATAGATCACATCTTCTTTCAACCAGTTTACAAGGCTTTCTCCATAAGGTGGAGCTTCACAAACCCCAAACTCACACTCTTGGAGCTTCTTTCCAAGATCTAccaggagatgccaaggattgaacctggattttcAGCATGCAAACACTCACACAAGCACTTCTGCACAGTAATTGGAACAGCTTCATTAATCCCACAGTCTGCCTACAAAGAGAGCTGTGAGCTTCATCTCTAGAACTCGTGCCCTATTGCCAGTATATGCTGCCAAGTGGCTTAATCCAGGGCTTGCAACTGACATGCTGGACTAGACGGATCCATGTCTGACCCAGAGCAAGGGCAGTGATGTGACCAATGCTAGCAGGGCCCAGCAATGGCCAGGCCAATCTGTACAGAAAGAAAATCAGACTGTACAACACAGCTCCATGTTTGTGGCAAAACAAATACTTCTGACCCTGGAGTGGAAAGGAATTTTCTGGACCTGTAGTAAGGGGGTGGCAGCTTTCCTACCGAGCACATCTACCCTGCGCTGAGGGATGCTGTCCACACACCGCTGGATTGACTCCTCACTGGTCACGTCCAGCTCCTTGATGTCCAGAGTCTTCTCCAAGACAGGACCTGCTTGCTTCTGCAGCTCCTGACTCTTTTCCAAATTCCTCATGGTGGCAATAACTAGAGAGGGAAATTAAGAGTGATGGCTTACATGATGTCAAAGTACTTATACTGTGGATAGCCTGCCTGACACACAAAtgcgcgcatgcacacacacagtttaGGTCAGTAAACTAGAACATCAGCTAGAAAGACACAGCTGGGCTAGAGCCTTCTCCCTAGTACACAGAGCTAAACACCAGAGGCTGACTTCTAGATGAGTCAGACCcctggtccatctagatcagcatTATCTACATTAACTGGCAGCAGATCCCCATGGTTTCCAACAGGGctcttgttctctctctttccaggATCTACCAGGAGATGCCAATGGATggatcttcagcatgcaaagAAGTGTGCTAGCACTGAGCAACAGCCCCTGCCCTAAGGCAAGAAGGTACTTTAATTCAAtttaaaagactttttaaaaaaattagctcACCTGCATATGCATACCCATGCTACATGTGTGGTCTCAAAGAAACC is a window from the Tiliqua scincoides isolate rTilSci1 chromosome 2, rTilSci1.hap2, whole genome shotgun sequence genome containing:
- the LOC136639807 gene encoding retinol dehydrogenase 8-like; the protein is MAVRNVLVTGCSSGIGLALAVRLARDELKRFRVIATMRNLEKSQELQKQAGPVLEKTLDIKELDVTSEESIQRCVDSIPQRRVDVLVSNAGLGMIGPVESQSMASTQRLFDINFFGLVRLVKEILPDMKRRRQGHIVVMSSVLGLQGLLFNDIYSASKFAVEGFCESLALQALKFGINISLIEPGPVITEFERKLYEEAADMDLSAVDKETLDIFQGFYMAYSKDVFTALGQSPEEVAEHAAKVITSEKPAFRYQTNSLYTPITTLKHADPSGNLPLNAFHQMIFQHDRLFKASLSLLKMLQWRKRRDLDYNKNP